A single genomic interval of Deltaproteobacteria bacterium harbors:
- a CDS encoding transposase — MARPLRIEFPGAVYHITSRGNAGQSIFRDDQDRVNFLGILKETIKRFNWCLHAYCLMENHYHLVVETVDGKLSQGMRHLNGVYTQRFNRRHQQTGHIFQGRYGSILVDRQSHLLEVCRYVVLNPVRAAIVQEPAKWPWSSYRATSGLGGRPTFLTTDWVLAQFDEDRREAQKRYRRFVASGISQPSPWQELQGRFILGGREFLERITPLLQDRSRIQEVPKLERFASRPPLDDLLGEKMQRDKARRNQAVVSAHLEYGYTLSEIAKILGLHYTTVSKIVGKAMEQTGDSRPDKRN, encoded by the coding sequence ATGGCCAGACCTCTGCGTATTGAATTTCCCGGTGCGGTCTACCACATAACCTCAAGGGGCAACGCAGGTCAGTCTATATTCCGAGATGATCAAGACAGAGTGAACTTTCTCGGGATCCTCAAAGAGACCATCAAGCGGTTCAACTGGTGCCTTCACGCATACTGCCTTATGGAGAATCACTACCATTTAGTGGTAGAGACAGTTGATGGGAAGCTCTCGCAGGGCATGCGTCACCTGAACGGAGTCTATACTCAACGCTTCAATCGGAGACACCAACAGACGGGCCACATTTTTCAGGGAAGGTACGGATCGATTCTGGTTGATCGACAGAGCCATCTGCTTGAGGTTTGCCGTTATGTGGTACTCAATCCTGTCAGGGCAGCGATAGTTCAAGAACCAGCCAAATGGCCATGGAGCAGCTATCGAGCCACATCGGGTTTGGGAGGCAGGCCCACCTTTCTCACCACCGACTGGGTATTGGCCCAGTTCGACGAGGACCGCCGGGAGGCCCAGAAGCGTTACAGGCGGTTTGTTGCTTCAGGAATCAGCCAACCCTCACCATGGCAAGAGCTTCAGGGCCGGTTCATTTTGGGGGGTAGAGAATTTCTGGAGCGGATCACTCCATTGCTCCAAGACAGATCCAGGATTCAAGAAGTACCAAAGCTGGAAAGATTTGCGTCGAGACCGCCGCTGGATGATCTCCTTGGGGAAAAGATGCAAAGGGATAAGGCCCGTAGGAATCAGGCTGTCGTATCGGCTCATTTGGAGTACGGATACACCCTCTCGGAAATAGCAAAGATCCTCGGGCTTCATTACACAACGGTCAGCAAGATAGTGGGGAAGGCCATGGAACAAACTGGGGATTCAAGACCGGATAAGCGGAACTGA